A single genomic interval of Magnetospirillum sp. 15-1 harbors:
- a CDS encoding ABC transporter permease — MAGGNILHLGIKELRSLARDPVMLVLIFWAFTFSIYGGATAMPESLHKAPIAIVDEDRSPLSQRIIAAFYPPYFLPPVIITQAEMDARMDGGLDTFALDIPPDFQSDVLAGRTPTIQLNIDATRMSQAFTGNAYIQTIITGEVETFVRRHRSDAAAPVDLVLRSRFNPQLSKSWFGSVMEVINNVTLLSIVLTGAALIREREHGTIEHLLVMPVTPFQIMTSKVWAMGLVVLVACAASLAVVVQGLLRVPIEGSVALFLAGAALHLFATTSMGIFLGTVARSMPQFGLLLILVLLPLQMLSGGTTPRESMPEIVQAIMQAAPTTHFVILAQAILYRGAGLAVVWPQFLALGLIGAVLFGYALARFRKAIGTMA, encoded by the coding sequence CCCGCGATCCGGTGATGCTGGTGCTGATCTTCTGGGCCTTCACCTTTTCCATCTACGGCGGGGCGACCGCCATGCCGGAAAGCCTGCACAAGGCCCCCATCGCCATCGTCGACGAGGATCGCTCGCCCCTCTCCCAGCGGATCATCGCGGCGTTCTATCCCCCCTACTTCCTGCCGCCGGTGATCATCACCCAGGCGGAAATGGATGCCCGCATGGATGGCGGTCTGGATACCTTCGCCCTGGATATCCCGCCCGACTTCCAAAGCGACGTGCTGGCCGGCAGGACGCCGACCATCCAGCTCAACATCGACGCCACCCGCATGAGCCAGGCCTTCACCGGCAATGCCTATATCCAGACCATCATCACCGGCGAGGTGGAGACCTTCGTCCGCCGCCATCGCTCGGACGCGGCGGCGCCGGTCGATCTGGTCCTGCGGTCGCGTTTCAATCCCCAACTCAGCAAGTCGTGGTTCGGATCGGTGATGGAGGTGATCAACAACGTCACCCTGCTGTCCATCGTGCTGACCGGGGCCGCCCTGATCCGCGAGCGCGAGCACGGCACCATCGAACATCTGCTGGTGATGCCGGTCACCCCGTTCCAGATCATGACCAGCAAGGTGTGGGCCATGGGGCTGGTGGTGCTGGTCGCCTGCGCCGCTTCCCTGGCCGTGGTGGTGCAGGGGCTGCTGCGGGTGCCCATCGAGGGGTCGGTGGCGCTGTTCCTGGCCGGCGCCGCCTTGCACCTGTTCGCCACCACCTCCATGGGCATCTTCCTCGGCACCGTCGCCCGCTCCATGCCGCAATTCGGCCTGTTGCTGATCCTGGTGCTGCTGCCGCTGCAGATGCTGTCGGGCGGCACCACGCCGCGGGAAAGCATGCCGGAGATCGTCCAGGCCATCATGCAGGCGGCGCCCACCACCCATTTCGTCATCCTGGCCCAGGCCATTCTGTACCGGGGAGCGGGGCTGGCGGTGGTGTGGCCGCAATTCCTCGCCCTGGGGCTGATCGGCGCGGTGCTGTTCGGTTATGCCCTGGCCCGGTTCCGCAAGGCCATCGGGACCATGGCGTGA
- a CDS encoding error-prone DNA polymerase, which produces MNPHRYAELQCISNYTFLEGASHADELAITAAALGIEAIAICERNSLAGIVRAHVAAKAAGIRLVVGARLDLADGASLLCLPEDRAAYGRLSRLLTLGRRRAPKGECHLGRADVAAHAEGQILVLIPPDPLDEGFTAQAEEWRRILGGRLYLAATRRFKGDDAGRLRTLAGFGVPLVATNDVLYHTPARRPLADVLTCIRLGVTLAQAGWALSTHAERHLKSPDEMARLFADHPDAVANSLEITRRCRFSLDELRYEYPAEVAQGMDPQERLEQLTREGAARRYPEGVPAKVAGQLAHELALIRQLGFAPYFLTVHAIVAFAESRGILCQGRGSAANSAVCYALRVTPVDPAHMDLLFERFISAERGEPPDIDVDFEHERREEVIQHIYDTYGRHRAGLTATVIHYRTRSAIRDVGKVMGLAEDTVEALAKANSGWGRRGIEAGHVRELGLDPTEANLARTLALAEELTGFPRHLSQHVGGFVISKGRLDELVPIENAGMQDRTVIQWDKDDLDALGLMKVDVLALGMLSCIRKAFDLLRAHHGRDLCLATLPREDSATYDMLCKADAIGVFQVESRAQMSMLPRLRPRRFYDLVIEVAIVRPGPIQGGMVHPYLRRRQGREKVEYPSEELRQVLDKTEGVPLFQEQAMKIAMVAGGFTPSEADGLRRAMATFRHTGKVGTYGDKLISGMVARGYERDFAERVFKQIEGFGEYGFPESHAAAFAHLVYVSAWLKCHYPAAFACALLNSQPMGFYAPAQIVRDAIDHGIRVRPVDVNHSDWDCTLEDGALRLGLRQVEGLAARDGARLVAARDGGYGSPYDLWRRSGLERAVLDKLAAADAFGSLDLSRREAAWAVKALDAPPLPLFTDSPPPAEARIALPKASAGEEVVGDYAALKLSLKCHPLAVLRDPFRLRGIAPNASLRNRKGGRAAVSGLVLVRQRPGSAKGVLFITLEDETGIANIVVWPDMFEKHRRQILGGYLLRVDGRVQAQDGVVHVVAERIEDLSAHLTALARGSGKYPSRDFR; this is translated from the coding sequence ATGAATCCCCACCGTTACGCCGAACTCCAGTGCATCAGCAACTACACCTTCCTGGAGGGCGCCTCGCACGCGGACGAGTTGGCGATCACGGCGGCCGCCCTGGGAATCGAGGCCATCGCCATCTGCGAGCGCAACTCGCTGGCCGGCATCGTGCGTGCCCATGTGGCGGCCAAGGCGGCGGGCATCCGGCTGGTGGTGGGGGCGCGGCTCGACCTTGCCGACGGCGCCAGCCTGCTGTGCCTGCCGGAGGATCGGGCCGCCTATGGCCGCCTGTCGCGCCTTTTGACCCTGGGGCGGCGCCGTGCCCCCAAGGGCGAATGCCACCTCGGCCGCGCCGACGTGGCGGCCCACGCCGAGGGCCAGATCCTAGTGCTGATTCCTCCCGATCCTCTGGACGAAGGTTTCACCGCCCAGGCGGAGGAATGGCGGCGGATACTGGGCGGCCGTCTCTACCTTGCCGCCACCCGCCGTTTCAAGGGCGATGATGCCGGGCGGCTGCGGACCCTGGCCGGCTTCGGCGTCCCCCTGGTCGCCACCAACGACGTGCTCTATCACACCCCGGCACGGCGCCCCCTGGCCGATGTGCTGACCTGCATCCGCTTGGGGGTCACCCTGGCCCAGGCCGGCTGGGCGCTGTCCACCCATGCCGAACGCCACCTCAAAAGCCCCGACGAGATGGCCCGGCTGTTCGCCGACCACCCCGACGCCGTCGCCAACAGCCTGGAGATCACCCGGCGCTGCCGCTTCTCCCTGGACGAGTTGCGTTATGAATACCCGGCCGAGGTGGCCCAGGGCATGGACCCGCAGGAGCGCCTGGAACAGTTGACCCGCGAAGGCGCCGCCCGACGCTATCCCGAGGGCGTACCGGCCAAGGTCGCCGGCCAGTTGGCGCACGAACTGGCCCTGATCCGGCAATTGGGCTTCGCGCCCTATTTCCTGACGGTGCATGCCATCGTCGCCTTCGCCGAAAGTCGGGGCATTCTGTGCCAGGGGCGCGGCTCGGCGGCCAATTCGGCGGTGTGCTATGCCTTGCGCGTCACCCCGGTCGATCCCGCCCATATGGATCTGCTGTTCGAGCGCTTCATCAGCGCCGAGCGGGGCGAGCCGCCCGACATCGACGTGGATTTCGAGCACGAACGCCGGGAAGAGGTGATCCAGCACATCTACGACACCTATGGCCGCCACCGGGCCGGGCTGACCGCCACGGTGATCCACTACCGCACCCGCTCGGCCATCCGCGACGTGGGCAAGGTGATGGGGCTAGCCGAGGATACCGTCGAGGCCCTGGCCAAGGCCAATTCCGGCTGGGGCCGGCGGGGCATCGAGGCCGGGCACGTGCGCGAGCTGGGCCTCGACCCCACCGAGGCCAATCTGGCGCGCACCCTGGCTTTGGCCGAGGAACTGACCGGCTTTCCCCGCCACCTGTCCCAGCATGTGGGCGGCTTCGTCATCTCCAAGGGGCGCCTCGACGAACTGGTGCCCATCGAGAACGCCGGCATGCAGGACCGCACCGTCATCCAGTGGGACAAGGACGATCTCGACGCCCTGGGCCTGATGAAGGTGGATGTTCTGGCGCTTGGCATGCTGTCTTGCATCCGCAAGGCCTTCGACCTGCTGCGCGCCCATCACGGCCGCGACCTTTGCCTCGCCACCTTGCCGCGCGAAGATTCGGCCACCTACGACATGCTGTGCAAGGCCGACGCCATCGGGGTGTTCCAGGTGGAAAGCCGTGCCCAGATGAGCATGCTGCCCCGCCTCAGGCCCCGGCGCTTCTACGATCTGGTCATCGAGGTGGCCATCGTGCGGCCCGGCCCCATCCAGGGCGGCATGGTCCATCCCTATCTGCGCCGCCGCCAGGGGCGTGAGAAGGTGGAATACCCGTCCGAGGAACTGCGCCAGGTGCTGGACAAGACCGAGGGCGTGCCGCTGTTCCAGGAGCAGGCCATGAAGATCGCCATGGTGGCCGGCGGCTTCACGCCCTCCGAGGCCGACGGCCTGCGCCGCGCCATGGCCACCTTCCGCCACACCGGCAAAGTGGGCACCTATGGCGACAAGCTGATTTCCGGCATGGTGGCGCGCGGCTATGAGCGCGACTTCGCGGAAAGGGTATTCAAGCAGATCGAGGGTTTCGGCGAATACGGCTTCCCCGAAAGCCACGCCGCCGCCTTCGCCCATCTGGTCTACGTCTCGGCCTGGCTGAAATGCCACTACCCGGCGGCCTTCGCCTGCGCCCTGCTCAACAGCCAGCCCATGGGCTTCTACGCTCCCGCCCAGATCGTGCGCGACGCCATCGACCACGGCATCCGGGTCCGGCCGGTGGATGTGAACCACAGCGATTGGGATTGCACCCTGGAGGATGGGGCGCTTCGCCTCGGCCTGCGGCAGGTGGAGGGACTGGCCGCCCGCGACGGGGCGCGGCTGGTGGCGGCGCGGGACGGCGGCTATGGCAGCCCTTACGATCTGTGGCGGCGCTCCGGCCTGGAGCGGGCGGTGCTGGACAAGCTGGCCGCCGCCGATGCCTTCGGCTCCCTCGACCTCTCCCGCCGCGAAGCCGCCTGGGCGGTCAAGGCGCTGGACGCCCCGCCCCTGCCGCTGTTCACCGATTCCCCACCGCCGGCCGAGGCCAGGATCGCCCTGCCCAAGGCCTCGGCCGGCGAGGAGGTGGTGGGCGATTATGCCGCCCTCAAGCTGTCGCTGAAATGCCACCCCCTGGCGGTGCTGCGCGATCCGTTCCGCCTGCGTGGCATCGCCCCCAACGCCTCGTTACGCAACCGGAAAGGTGGCCGTGCGGCGGTGTCGGGGCTGGTGCTGGTCCGCCAGCGGCCGGGCAGCGCCAAGGGCGTGCTGTTCATCACGCTCGAGGACGAGACCGGCATCGCCAACATCGTGGTGTGGCCCGATATGTTCGAGAAGCACCGCCGCCAGATCCTGGGCGGTTACCTGCTGCGGGTCGACGGCCGCGTCCAGGCCCAGGACGGGGTGGTGCACGTGGTGGCGGAGAGGATCGAGGACCTGTCGGCCCACCTCACCGCCCTGGCGAGAGGGAGCGGCAAGTATCCGTCGCGGGATTTCCGCTGA
- a CDS encoding DNA polymerase Y family protein translates to MERRIVSVWLPRLATDRLCRNAPAWRDAPLITATPGPTRQVMAVNRAAALAGLRPGMKLASALAQVPSSRVLPHDPEGDARLLATLAERCGLFSPWTATDGASGLWLDVTGSGHLFGGETKLLEQLTERFLTLGLTARAALAATPGAAWAWARFGDPAAPILAESSGLEPLPPAALRLAPATVQALSDLGLRRVGDLMGLPRAQLSRRFGHTVVWRLDQMLGDEPEPISPLRPPVAHRVHASFAEPISRAEDIAATLGHLLGSLCRRLEEDGMGARRLDFTLFRVDSTLARAEIGTSAPNRDPIHLARLFRDRLADIRPGFGIEAACLEATAIQPQSAAQSDLEGQAGEADLSRLLDSLSNRLGPGRLMRLIPRPSHVPERSVRRLGPGAPPPAESWPEGRHPIRLLPHPEPIEAMAPIPDAPPLRFRWQGRLHRVVRADGPERIAPEWWHEESEERDYYRVEDEQGLRLWLYRLGHYGHAEPPRWYLHGVFP, encoded by the coding sequence ATGGAACGGCGCATTGTCTCGGTCTGGCTGCCCCGGCTGGCCACCGACCGGCTGTGCCGGAATGCGCCCGCGTGGCGTGACGCCCCGCTGATCACCGCCACGCCCGGCCCCACCCGGCAGGTGATGGCGGTGAACCGGGCCGCCGCCCTGGCGGGTCTGCGCCCCGGCATGAAGCTGGCCTCGGCCCTGGCCCAGGTCCCCTCGTCGCGCGTCCTTCCCCATGATCCGGAGGGCGATGCCCGCCTGCTGGCCACCCTGGCCGAGCGTTGCGGCCTGTTCAGCCCGTGGACCGCCACCGACGGAGCCAGCGGGTTGTGGCTGGACGTCACCGGAAGCGGCCATCTGTTCGGCGGCGAAACAAAACTGCTGGAGCAGTTAACAGAGCGCTTCCTGACCCTGGGGCTGACGGCGCGTGCCGCCCTGGCCGCCACGCCGGGCGCCGCCTGGGCCTGGGCCCGCTTCGGCGATCCCGCCGCCCCCATCCTGGCGGAGTCGAGCGGGCTGGAGCCGCTGCCTCCCGCCGCCCTGCGCCTGGCCCCCGCCACCGTCCAGGCCCTGTCCGACCTGGGGCTGCGGCGGGTCGGCGACCTGATGGGCCTTCCCCGCGCCCAATTGTCGCGACGGTTCGGCCATACGGTGGTCTGGCGCCTCGATCAGATGCTGGGCGACGAGCCCGAGCCCATCTCGCCGCTCCGGCCGCCGGTGGCCCACCGCGTTCATGCCAGCTTCGCCGAGCCCATTTCCCGGGCCGAGGACATCGCCGCCACCCTGGGCCACCTGCTGGGCAGTCTGTGCCGGCGGCTGGAGGAGGACGGTATGGGAGCGCGGCGCCTGGACTTCACCCTGTTCCGGGTGGATTCGACCCTGGCCAGGGCCGAGATCGGCACCAGCGCCCCCAACCGCGATCCCATCCATCTGGCCCGGCTGTTCCGCGACCGGCTGGCCGACATCCGCCCCGGCTTCGGCATCGAGGCCGCCTGCCTGGAAGCCACCGCCATCCAGCCGCAATCCGCCGCCCAGTCCGATCTGGAGGGACAGGCGGGCGAGGCCGATCTGTCCCGCCTGCTGGATTCCTTGAGCAACCGCCTGGGGCCGGGCCGGCTGATGCGCCTGATCCCGCGCCCCAGCCACGTGCCGGAACGCTCCGTCCGCCGCCTTGGCCCCGGCGCGCCGCCCCCCGCCGAAAGCTGGCCCGAGGGGCGCCATCCCATCCGTCTGCTGCCCCATCCCGAGCCCATCGAGGCCATGGCCCCCATTCCCGACGCCCCGCCGCTGCGCTTCCGCTGGCAGGGCCGGCTGCATCGTGTGGTCCGCGCCGACGGGCCTGAACGCATCGCCCCGGAATGGTGGCACGAGGAGTCCGAGGAACGGGATTACTACCGGGTGGAGGACGAACAGGGCCTGCGCCTGTGGCTTTATCGCCTGGGCCATTACGGACACGCCGAACCGCCGCGCTGGTATCTGCACGGAGTGTTCCCGTGA
- a CDS encoding two-component system response regulator, producing MPSPDFMDKATILVVDDSPDDIWLMSEVLKADYRVKVANSGEKGLKIALGNERPDLILLDVMMPDIDGYEVCRQLKADPRTSEIPVIFLTSKTRMAEEKRGLDMGAVDYITKPFSPSIVLARVQAHLRLKASADLLRDHNSFLEREVAKRTKEVTAVKDVTILAMASLAETRDLMTGNHIRRTQFYMSALATSLQNHPRFARFLDEPAITMLFKSAPLHDIGKIGIPDCILLKPGRLTSEEFEVMKTHAALGRNAIEAAERWLGTSLDFLTMAKEIAHFHHERWDGDGYPLGLSGDDIPVSARLMAVADVYDALISRRVYKEPFPHFTAVEAIVQEKGTRFDPDVVDAFVGIQEEFHAIARQYADPPKKA from the coding sequence ATGCCGTCCCCGGATTTCATGGACAAGGCCACCATCCTGGTGGTGGACGACAGCCCGGACGACATCTGGCTGATGAGCGAAGTGCTGAAGGCGGATTACCGGGTCAAGGTGGCCAACAGTGGCGAGAAGGGCCTGAAGATCGCCTTGGGCAACGAACGCCCCGACCTGATCCTGCTGGACGTCATGATGCCCGACATCGACGGCTACGAGGTCTGCCGGCAGCTCAAGGCCGATCCCCGGACCAGCGAGATTCCGGTGATCTTCCTGACCAGCAAGACGCGGATGGCCGAGGAGAAGCGGGGCCTGGACATGGGCGCGGTGGACTACATCACCAAGCCGTTCAGCCCCTCCATCGTGCTGGCCCGGGTCCAGGCCCATCTGCGGCTCAAGGCCTCGGCCGACCTGCTGCGCGACCACAACAGCTTCCTGGAGCGCGAGGTCGCCAAACGGACCAAGGAAGTCACGGCGGTCAAGGACGTCACCATCCTGGCCATGGCCTCGCTGGCCGAGACCCGCGACCTGATGACCGGCAATCACATCCGCCGCACCCAGTTCTACATGAGCGCCCTGGCCACCAGCCTGCAGAACCATCCCCGCTTCGCCCGCTTCCTGGACGAGCCCGCCATTACCATGCTGTTCAAGTCGGCGCCCCTGCACGACATCGGCAAGATCGGCATTCCGGACTGCATCCTGCTGAAGCCCGGCCGCCTGACCTCCGAGGAATTCGAGGTCATGAAGACCCACGCCGCCCTGGGCCGCAATGCCATCGAGGCCGCCGAGCGTTGGCTGGGAACCAGCCTGGATTTCCTGACCATGGCCAAGGAGATCGCCCACTTCCATCACGAGCGCTGGGACGGCGACGGCTACCCCCTGGGCCTGTCGGGCGACGACATCCCGGTTTCCGCCCGCCTGATGGCGGTGGCCGATGTCTACGACGCCCTGATCAGCCGCCGGGTCTACAAGGAACCCTTCCCGCATTTCACGGCGGTCGAGGCCATCGTCCAGGAGAAGGGAACCCGCTTCGACCCGGACGTGGTCGACGCCTTCGTCGGCATCCAGGAGGAATTTCACGCCATCGCCCGGCAATACGCCGATCCCCCCAAAAAAGCCTGA
- a CDS encoding two-component system response regulator, whose amino-acid sequence MDAQDLIEKSTILVVDDTPDNLAVLSSLLKDEYRVKVASSGEKALKIAQADNPPDLILLDIMMPGLDGYEVCQRLKADVRTQHIPVIFLTAKTEMDAEKKGLELGAVDYITKPISPPIVLARVKTHLKLKATADFLRDKNDFLEQEVAKRTEEVMAIQDVTILAMASLAETRDLETGNHIRRTQFYVKALASRLRTHPRFAAHLDDGAINMLFKSAPLHDIGKVGIPDRILLKPGRFVPEEFEIMKTHTTLGREAIEHAEHSLGTRVEFLTTAKEIAYGHQEKWDGSGYPQGLSGDAIPLSARLMAVADVYDALISRRVYKEGMPHEKAVEIIIEGRGQHFDPDIVDAFLEIQDEFRAIALEHADSDSDMKRKKALLSVSGTETTPCQKANP is encoded by the coding sequence ATGGACGCCCAAGACCTTATCGAGAAGTCCACCATCCTGGTGGTGGACGACACGCCGGACAATCTGGCGGTCCTGAGCAGCCTGCTCAAGGACGAGTACCGGGTGAAGGTGGCCAGTTCCGGCGAGAAGGCCCTCAAGATCGCGCAGGCCGACAATCCCCCCGACCTGATCCTGCTGGACATCATGATGCCGGGCCTCGACGGCTACGAAGTCTGCCAGCGCCTCAAGGCCGATGTCCGGACGCAGCACATTCCGGTGATCTTCCTGACCGCCAAGACGGAAATGGATGCGGAGAAGAAGGGGCTGGAACTCGGCGCCGTCGACTACATCACCAAGCCCATCAGTCCGCCCATCGTGCTGGCCCGGGTCAAGACCCACCTGAAGCTCAAGGCCACCGCCGACTTCCTCCGCGACAAGAACGACTTTCTGGAACAGGAGGTCGCCAAGCGCACCGAGGAGGTCATGGCCATCCAGGACGTCACCATCCTGGCCATGGCCTCGCTGGCCGAGACCCGCGACCTGGAAACCGGCAACCACATCCGCCGCACCCAGTTCTACGTCAAGGCGCTGGCCTCCCGGCTGCGGACCCATCCCCGCTTCGCCGCCCATCTGGACGACGGCGCCATCAACATGCTGTTCAAGTCGGCGCCGCTGCACGACATCGGCAAGGTGGGCATTCCCGACCGCATCCTGCTGAAGCCGGGGCGCTTCGTCCCCGAAGAGTTCGAGATCATGAAGACCCACACCACGCTGGGCCGTGAAGCCATCGAACATGCCGAACACTCCCTGGGGACCAGGGTGGAATTCCTGACCACCGCCAAGGAGATCGCCTACGGCCACCAGGAGAAGTGGGACGGCAGCGGCTATCCCCAGGGGCTGAGCGGTGACGCCATCCCCCTGTCCGCCCGCCTGATGGCGGTGGCCGACGTCTACGACGCCCTGATCAGCCGCCGGGTCTACAAGGAAGGCATGCCCCACGAAAAGGCGGTGGAGATCATCATCGAGGGCCGGGGCCAGCACTTCGACCCCGACATCGTCGACGCCTTCCTGGAAATCCAGGACGAGTTCCGCGCCATCGCCCTGGAGCACGCCGATTCCGATTCCGACATGAAGCGCAAGAAGGCGTTGCTGTCGGTCTCGGGAACCGAGACCACCCCTTGCCAGAAGGCCAACCCGTAA